Part of the Candidatus Binatia bacterium genome, CCGGTAATGCCCTGTGTGACAACCTTGGAGTCTTTTCCAACCAGGATACTCATCGTAACGCCCCTTCAGGCTGCTGCCGCGACGGCCTTGCGAGCGCCATCGAGCATGTCGACTGCCGAAATGATGTTCAATCCGGAGTCTGCCAGAATTTTCTTTCCTTGATCGACGTTGGTGCCTTCCATGCGCACCACCAGCGGGACCGTGAGCCCCAACTCCTTGGCAGCCGCCACGACGCCCTCTGCCAGGACATCGCATTTCATGATGCCGCCAAAGATATTGATGAAGACTGCCTTGACGGCGTCATCGGTGAGAATGATCTTGAAGGCCGCAGCGACCTTCTCGGCATCCGCGCCGCCCCCGACATCCAGGAAGTTCGCCGGCGATCCGCCCGCGTACTGGATGGTATCCATCGTCGACATGGCGAGACCGGCGCCGTTGACCATACAACCGATGTTTCCGTCGAGTGCGATATACGCGAGGTCATATTTCTGCGCTTCCTGCTCGCGCGGGTCTTCCTCGTTCGGATCTCGCATATCGCGCACGTCCGGGTGCCGGAATAGCGCATTATCGTCGAAGCCCATCTTCGCGTCGAGGGCGAGCAGATCGCCATCTTCGGTCAGGACCAGAGGGTTGATTTCGACCAGAGCGGCATCGGTTGCGAGCACAGCTTCGTACAGCCCTTTGAGGAACTTGGCCAGCTTGCCCCAGGTCGCCGTCGGCAGTTCGAGTGCCTGACCCAATTTACGAGCCTGATAGGCCTGAAAGCCGACTTCCGGGACGATTGGTTCCCGAAGGATTTTCTCTGGTGTATTGGCGGCAACCTCTTCGATCTCCATCCCGCCTTCGCTTGAAGCGATGACGGTCAAAAGGCTCGAGGCACGGTCCAGTGTCAGACCGAGGTAGAGCTCGCGAGCGATCTTGCAGCCTTGCTCCACGAAAATCCGGTTCACCACGCGGCCTTCGGGACCCGTCTGATGGGTGACCAAAGTGCTACCCAGCAGGGAAGCGGCGTATTCCTTGGCTTCGGCGGCACTGTTCACCAACTTCACGCCACCAGCCTTGCCGCGGCCTCCAGCGTGAATCTGGGCCTTTACCACCCAGGGGCCATCGCCCCCAAGGTCTTCAACCGCTTTCGCTGCACCCTCGGCGGAATCGGTCGCATGTCCCTCAAGGGTTGCGACTCCGTATTTCCGGAGGATCTCCTTTGCCTGAAACTCATGGATATTCATGTCTTGGTCGACTCCTGATATTGGCAGCGCATAGACCTGCGCACGTGACTTGGTGAGAATCGCATAGGCCCGAGCGGTCTGCCACTTTTGGCAGACCGTCCGCTTGGCGCCGACCTCAGGGACTGGCCCGAAGGCGACGCGCGGCTTCCAGCGCCCCTCGAACGACAGCGTATTCGGGGGGTTCGGCGATCGGAACCGGAAAGCGCTGCAACATCGGGTGGGCGTCAATAACCGACCGAAATCCGGGCTCGGCCAGAAATCCACCCAGCAGGATCAGGGAAGAAGCGCCGTGAGAGGTCATTTCCGAGATCGCCAGTCGGACGGCATTCTGAACGACCATCCCCACGATCGCGGCCATCTGATCTTCCCGGCTTGCCAAGGGCATGCCCGCGAGGCCGATCCGTCCGAAATGAGCCGCTGTCGCGTCGGCTGGCACCGGCCCCGTACCGCTCCCGAGAATATCTCCTACCGTCAGGTCGCAGCGGTCCAGAGATCCGCTCGCGGCCAGAGCGCCGTATCTCGCAATGGATTGATCGCCGACCAGAAGACGAGCGAGGCCAACCACGGTTCCACCACCAATCCCGCTTCCGAGGAGCCTCTCGAAAGTGCCATCCTCCCGAGCAAGCACGATTCCGGTACCCGTGCCGATACTGACGACAATCGCGGGTGCCACAGCCCCACCGAGAAGACCGCCGCTTGCCGTCGCCTCGGCTTCGTCGATGGCCACGACCGGAACGTCGTCCCAGCTCAGGACCAATCGGGCCGAGCGTCCGCCGGTGACCGCGAGAAAATCCAGCTCTTGCGGATTGGCGCAGCCAGCTTCGCGCAGCAGCCCAGCGATCGAGGTCTCGTCCGGGTTCGGCATACCCGGACAGGTTCGCCGGGTCTCGTCCTCGCCCGAGGCGACAATCACTTTCGTCAGAGTTCCTCCGAAATCGATTGCCGCCTCAAGCATGACGATTCGGTTTACTCGGCGAGAACTTTCGCGAGGGCGTCCACCAGATCGGACACATGGCTCGCGGAAACCTTGACCTCTTCGGTCTCGGCTTCGTTCAAAGCGACTTCGATCACCTTCTCGACACCTCCGGCGCCAATCTGGACGGGCACGCCCATGTAGATTCCGTCAAGGCCATACTCGCCTTCGAGATAGGCGGCACAGGGAAGAATCTCCTTCTTGTCTCCAAGGAAGGACTCCGCCATGCGAATGGCCGCAGCTGCAGGTGAGTAGAAAGCCGAGCCGGTTTTCAGAAGCCCCACGATTTCCCCACCCGCCTTGCGCGTCCGTTCCTCGATCGCCTCGAGGCGATCGGCCGGGATCAGATCGGCAACAGGTACACCGCCACAGGTCGTGGCGGATCGCACGGGAACCATATCGTCGCCGTGGCCACCGAGGACCATCGCCTGCACGCTCTGGACGGAAACGCCCAACTCCATCGCAAGAAACGTCCGGTAACGCGCAGAATCCAGAACGCCCGCCATGCCGACGACCCGCTCCTTGGGAAAGCCGGTGACCTTTTTCATCAGGGTCACCATTGCATCCAGAGGGTTCGTGATAACGATCACCAAAGCGCCCGGGGCGTTTTCTGCGATCCCGGTCGCGACCTCCGTGATGATCTTGGCATTGATACCGAGCAGATCATCGCGGCTCATGCCGGGCTTGCGGGCGAGACCCGAGGTCACGATACACACATCGGAGCCGGCGATATCCTTGATATCGTTCGATCCCGTCACCGAGACGTCGAACCCGTCAATTGGTCCGGACTCGGTAATATCGAGCGCCTTGCCCTGCGGCATTCCCTCGACCACGTCGTATAAAACAACGTCAGCCAACTGCCGGAGTGCGCAGAGGTGTCCCATGGTTGCACCGATATTACCGGCGCCGATCAGCGAGATTTTTTTACGTGCCATGTTTTTTTCCTAGCGATTAGGATCGACCTTCGCCAATGGCCGGCGCGCCGCGGATTGACCTGAACGTCCGCCCGCCTTAGGCTGGGGGCGTGAACGATGCCAAGAAATCCTCCCGGGGCCTGCTCCTTTCCACCTTATTTTTTCTCGCTTTTTCGCTGAGCGGCTGTGGCGACAGCGATATTTGTCTGGGCTGCGACCCGAGCAGCACGCCGACCCCCAACCCCGAAAATAGCGTCGATGTCATCGGGGATATCTTCAGTGCCATTCCGTCGACTCTCTACAGCGAACTGCGAGTCCTTGTCTGCACCAATCGGCCCTCCTCGACACCGCCGCTTGATTGCGGAGGGCGCAACACAGAACCGGACGATAATGGGGACTTCGCTCTCACCAAGGTATCCCCTGGCGCCCTGGAGGTTTTCATCTATCTCCGCTTCGATACCGCGCAACTCGCCACGCTTCAGGACCCCGGAGACAAGCTCTCGAATATCACCCGGGGCGAAACGGTTGATGTTCAGTCCATCACCGTCAACCTGACCACAGGGGTTGCCGACGCCTCCTATATTGAGATCGGACCGACAGCCACGCCCACGCCAACCCCCGGCCTCTGAACGCTCACCGGTATATCGGCACCGCCCCAACCGAGCCCCGAGGGCACTAGCGCTCGCGCTGCAGGACCAATCGACGAGCCGCTTGCTGAATGACACCGGGAACGTTTTTGCTCCGCGCCAGCATCCTGACATCGCGCTCCCGCAGCCCGCGGATCAGCACCAGCGAGACGGCGACCGGCGTCTTGGGGTTTTGCACCAGGGACTGCCTGACTGTGTAATGACGGACCCACTCCTTCTCGGCCCCCAATTGGCGCAGAAGATCTCCGTCCACGCTGCGGCTCTTGGCCAACGTCACAACTTCTTCCACCGTGATGCGGGGATTCTTCAGCACCGCAGACTGCACCAGCTTCAGCGGATCCCGAGCGAGCACGTTGCGGGCCTCGAGATTTCCACGAAGAGCCAGCTTGAACCGCTCGGCAACCGGCATCTTCCGGATCCGCGCCGGCAGTGCTTCGCGACGCTCCAACCGAGCCGGTGCGTCTTGCGCCTCGGAGTCGCTCTCGTCGGCAACCAGGTCCTCATCCAGAACGATCGAGTCTCGCCCCTCGATAATCTGCTGGATTTCGGCTTCGCCCTCATCCGGGTTTTCACTCGTCATCCCGGCCGACCTCGGGCACTCGACGCGCAGCACAGAGCTTCAGGGGTTCGCACCCCTTTTTTCCATCTCTCAGGAACGAGAATGCCCCCCGGCGTCACGGTTACGGTCGTAGATCATCCGCAATCCCTCAAGCGTCAGGAATTCATCCACATAGCCGATCTTGTGAGACTCCGAGGCGATCAGTTCGGCAAAGCCACCGGTCGCAGCCACCTCGGCCTTGCGCCCCTGCTCCTGCTCGATGCGCTCAACCACGCCGTCCACCATCGCAACATAGCCGTAGAAGACTCCGGACTGGATGGCATTGACCGTGTTGCGCCCGACCACTGTCGGCGGCTTGACCAAGTCTACCGATTGCAGTTTTGCCGTCTTGGAGAACAGGGCATCGAGCGAGATCCCCAGACCCGGCGCGATCACACCACCGAGATATTCCCCCTTGGCGCTGACCACATCGAATGTCGTGGCCGTCCCGAAGTCGACAATGATGCAAAAATCCCGGACCCGTTCATAACCCGCGACCGAGTTGACGATACGATCGGCACCAACCTCGCGAGGGTTATCGTAAAGAATCGGCATCCCCGTTTTCACGCCCGGGCCAACCACCAGAGGTGCTTTGGCAAAGGTATCCCGACAAGTGGTCTCAATGACCGACTGCATGGGGGGGACGACGTTGGCGACGATAATCCCTTCAATCTCCGCAGGAAGAACGCCAGCCATCCGCATCATATTCCATACGAAGACACTGTACTCATCAGCCGTCCGACTATGCTCGGTAAGGACGCGCCAATGGCGTTTCAACTTGCGTCCCTCAAAGAGCCCCAGAACCGTGTGAGTGTTTCCTACGTCAATCGCGAGCAGCATGTGGGGTTCTGATTAGGTCGAGCGAGCGAAATCCGCAAGTGATTTCTACGAGTCCTCGCTCGCGAGGGAATCATAGGCCCCCGACAGACTGACCTCGCCCGCGTGGATGGCGCGCGGCCCTTGCGCTGTCGCCAACAGGAGCGCACCTGCGTCATCGACTCCGAGGACGCGCCCCTCACAGCCCTCCCCGCCGTCCACACGCACCTCGCGCCCCTGCAGCACGTGCCGTTTTTCGTACTCGGGCCGCAGTGCCGCAAACCCGAGCTTTTCGAATCGATCGACGCGGTCGAGAAATGCCTGAGCCAAAGCTTCGACGAATGCCGCGCGATCCACCGGATGGCCGCCATGCGAGGCAAGGCTGCCTGCCTTGGAGCGAAGCTCGGGAGGAAAATCTCCCTCCTGCAGATTCAAATTCACTCCGATGCCGACGACGACGAAAATTTCCCCGTTGGCCGCCGTATCCAATTCCGTCAGGATCCCGGCGACCTTGCGCCCTCCGAGCAGAATATCATTCGGCCACTTGATGGCCGCATCGGGAAACCCGGCGCTGGTGATTGCATCGGCGACAGCGAGGGCCGTGACCAGCGTGATCGGTGCCAAGTGGGCCTGCTCCACCTTGGGTTGCAGCATGAAGGATCCATAAAAATTGCGATGGGCGGGAGACTCCCAGACCCGGCCCTGGCGTCCTCGACCGGCGCTCTGATGCTCTGCCGTGAACAAGGCAGGCCCGGCGAGCCCTTCACGTCCGCGCGTGGCGGCACGCTGGTTGGTCGAACCGATCGTGTCGTGGTGCTCCCACTCGACAAGCCGCCCGTCGCCCAGCAGTCGTTCGCGGAGCGGTCCAACTTCGATCGGATGGTCGCCCCCAGAGCTCAAGACTTCCGTGCCTTCATGTCCAACCCGATATCGATCGCCGGAGCCGAATGCGTCAAGGCACCGACCGAGAGCATCCCCGCACCAGCTTCGGCGTAGGCGCGCACGGTCTCCAGATTCAATCCCCCCGAGACCTCGACAAGCGCCCGACCATCGATTTCGCTGAAACATCGGGCGACCTGCTTGGGGGTCATATTATCGAGCAGGAGAATATCCGCGCCCGCACGCAAGGCTTCTCGCACCTGTGACAGACGGTCGCATTCAACCTCGACACGCAACCCGTGCGACGCTGCTGCGCGCGCACGCTGGACCGCCAACCGAACCGAGCCGGCACCCACAATATGATTGTCCTTGATCAGGATTCCGTCATCCAGACCGAATCGATGATTACGACCGCCGCCGCAGCGGACAGCGTATTTCTGCAAAAGACGAAGGCCGGGGGTCGTTTTGCGCGTATCCAGAATTACCGCACCGGTACCCGCCACCGCCGCAACAAACGCCGCTGTCATCGTGGCCGTCCCCGACAACGATTGCAGCAAGTTCAGGAGCAGCCTCTCCCCAGCCAGAATATGATGCAAGGGGCCATCGAGTTGCGCCAGGACCGCGCCCTTGGCGACCTTGCTGCCGTCGGGTGTCTTGACCTTGATCTGCACGGGATCTCCCCCGCCCGCGATTTGATCAAAGATTGCCCGCGCCAAAGGCAAACCGGCGACCACAGCGCTTTCTCTCGCGACCAGCGACGCCCTCCCGCGCGCGCCCAACGCGAGAGTTGCCGCGGAAGTGATATCGCCACGACCCACGTCTTCGGCCAGCGCACCCTCGATCATGCGGTGGACTTGCGGGGAGGTGAAGGGATCAGGGTTCCCACTCTGCGGTTTGATTGCCATCTAGCCCTCGACCTCCGACAGGCGATCGAGACCGCTCTGCAGCAGCCCCAACTCTCCGTGCAAATCGTCGAGTTTACCGCGCTCCTTGGCGACCACTTCGGCTGGTGCGCGCTCGATAAATGATTCATTGCCCAGCTTTTTCTCGATGCGAGCGACATCTTTTTCGACTTTGGCGCGGGTCTTTTCCAGCCGACCTCGTTCCGCTTCGACATCAATCAATCCCGCAAGCGGCACAAAAAGCTCGACCCCACCTGCAGCCGCAACGGCCGCGCCCCGCGGGCGCTCCGCACCGCTGAGCCATTCGGTCGAAGCCAGCCTTGCCAGCGAGGAAATCTCGGATGCCAACGCCCGCGTGGCATCGACCGCCTCGGGGTCGCCGCCTACCAGCAGCGGAATCCGCGTGGACGGCGGGACGTTCATCTCCGACCGGATACTGCGGATCGCCCGAACGACAGCGACCAATCGCTCGCCCGCTGCCTCGGCGGCCGCGTCGCGCGGAAAGTCTTCCGCACGCGGCATCGGCGCAAATACCATACTGGTCGGCAGAGCATCGGTCCGTGGCAGCGATCGCCACAGTTCCTCTGTGACGAAGGGCATCACGGGGTGGAGAAGCCGCAAGGCCGCATCGAGAACATCCACCAGTGTCCGCTGGGTCGCTGCCCGGCGCGCGGGATCGTCCCCCTGCAGGGCCGGCTTGGCGAGTTCGAGGTACCAATCACAGTACTCGTTCCAGAAGAAACGGTAAATCGCGGTGGAGACATCATTAAAACGATACAAACCGACGGCCTCGCGCACCTCGGCAATCGCGTGCGAGAGCCGAGCCCGAATCCACTTGCCGGCAACATCATCTTCGCCTGCATCCGCATGCGGATCGTAGTCATCGAGATTCATATGAACGAAACGTGCGGCATTCCATATCTTGTTCGCAAACGCGCGGTTTCCTTCGATACGGTCCTCGGAGAGCCGGATATCCCGACCCATCGCGGACTGAGCCGCCAGCGTGAAGCGAAGTGCGTCAGTACCGTAGGTTCCGAGAAGTTCGAGAGGGTCACGGACGTTCCCCTTCGACTTGCTCATCTTGGCGCCGTACTCGTCCCGCACCAAACCGTGCACGTAGACGTCCTTGAACGGAACCTCACCCGTAAATCGCAAGCCGAACATCATCATCCGCGCGACCCAGAAAAAAAGAATATCGAACCCGGTCACCAGAACGGACGTCGGGTAGTATTTTTCCAACTCCGGTGTTTGCTCCGGCCAGCCCATCGTCGAGAAGGGCCAAAGTCCCGAGGAGAACCATGTATCAAGGACATCTTCGTCCTGCCGCAGCGATCCCCCACAACTTGGGCAAGCCTTCGGTGCCTCCAGCGCGACGATCGGCTCCACCTCGCAGGCATCACAATACCAGGCGGGAATTCGATGCCCCCACCAAAGTTGCCGGGAGATACACCAGTCGCGAATATTCTCGAGCCATGCAAAATAAGTCTTGGACCAATGCTCGGGGTAGAAACGTGTCCGCCCGTCTCGAACGGCTTCGATCGCGGGTGCCGCCAGCTCGGCGGTCGCCACAAACCATTGCGTGGACAGAAGGGGTTCAACGACCTCGCTGCATCGGTAGCAGGCACCGACCGAATTCGCGTAGTCCTCAACCTCGACCAGACGGCCCGCCGCGTCTAGTGCAGCCACGACCGTCTTCCGGCACTCGGCTCGATCCTGACCCGCGAAATCACCAGCCTCTGCATTCATCCGACCGTGTTCATCGATCACGGCAATGGTCTCGAGGTCGTGACGCTGCCCCATCTCGAAGTCATTGAAATCGTGCGCCGGCGTAATTTTCACGGCGCCCGTGCCGAACTCACGGTCTACTTCCGGGTCCGCGATCACGGGTATTTTCCGCCCAACGAGCGGCAGGTCGATGGTCTTGCCGATGAAGCTCGCGTAACGCTCATCCTCGGGATGAACGGCGACCGCCGTATCTCCGAGCATTGTCTCCGGACGCGTCGTCGCGACCACTAACGCACCCGACCCGTCGGAAAGCGGATATTGAAGATGCCAGAGGCTACCCTGCTGATCGCGGTGTTCGACCTCGATATCAGAAAGCGCCGTGCCGCATCGACAGCACCAGTTGATCAGGCGTCGCCCGCGATAGATCAAACCATCGGCATGGAGCCGAACGAAAACCTCTCGAACGGATTTGGACAGCCCCTCGTCCATCGTGAACCGTTCCCGAGTCCAGTCGCATGAGGCTCCGAGCCGCTGCAATTGGGATACGATGTAGGGGCCGACTTCATCTTTCCACTCAAACGTTTTTTCGAGAAACGCCTCGCGACCCACCTGGTGACGGTCGAGACCCTTTTCGGCAAGCTTTCGTTCGACTACGTTCTGCGTGGCGATCGAGGCATGATCGGTACCCGGCACCCAGATCGTATTCCGACCGTCCATTTTGTGGAAGCGTATGAGCAGGTCCTGCAGTGTGTTGTTCAGCGCGTGTCCGAGATGCAGTTGACCGGTGATATTCGGCGGCGGAATCACGATCGAATACGGATCACCGTCGGCTTCCGGGTCGGCAGCGAAGATCTTCTGCTCAATCCAGGCCTTGGCCCAGCGTTCCTCAACTTCTTTGGGTTCGTAGGCCTTCGCAAGTTCCGTGGACATCGTCCGGATGAGGTAGCAACCGGCCCAATCCCCCGCCAATAGGAAGATTCCACGCCTGAAAAAGCTGGGGATTCTGCGGCCCGCCCGCCCTGCTCCCTTCCTGTGCAGCTGCCTAATATTGGTGCAGACCAGGCTTCATTTGCCCACATCATGTGCCCGAAAACGGAGTCCTTCGCTTCGGCACGCGCATTGCAAACACCCATCGTGGGACCTGTTGGCCCGAATTTAACGAGGAGGAATTCGTGAAAAAGATCGAAGCGATTATCAAGCCGTTCAAGCTTGAAGAGGTCAAGGAAGCCCTGACCAAAGAGGGCATCGTGGGCATGACCGTTTCCGAAGTCAAAGGCTTCGGTCGCCAGCGTGGCCACAGCGAACTCTACCGAGGCGCGGAATATGTGGTCGACTTTTTGCCCAAGGTGAAGATCGAAATCCTTCTGGCTGAGGACAAAGTGACCGCAGCAGCCGAGGTGATCACCAACGCAGCAAGCACGGGCAGAATCGGTGACGGCAAGATTTTTATTTTACCCGTCGACGACGTGGTGCGGATTCGCACCGGCGAACGCGGCGAAACCGCGATCTAACAGCACCCTATTTCTGGAGGAAATCATGATTTGGAAAAAATCGACAATCGGCAAATGCGCGTTGGGCGCAGCTCTTCTGGTCCCCGCAACCGCGTTCGCCGAGGACACGGGTGTTTCGCAAGGTGTCTTCGTCGCCAATAACGTCTGGATGATGGTCTGCACGGCCTTTGTCTTCATCATGCACCTCGGGTTTGCTTCCGTGGAGACGGGCCTCACGCGGGCGAAGAACACTACCAACATTCTCTTCAAGAATGTATTCGTGATCTGCAGCGGGCTTCTGACGTATTATATCTGCGGCTTCAACCTGATGTATCCGGGCGACTTCAACGGCTATTTCGGATTTGCCGGGTTCGGTCTCGACCCGGGCGCCGATGGAAACACGGCCCTTTATGCCGATGGCGGTTATACCTACTGGACCGACTTCATCTTCCAGGGCATGTTTGCCGCGACCTGCGCTACCATCGTCTCGGGAGCGGTCGCCGAGCGCATCAAGCTCTCGGCTTTCATGATCTTCGCGCTGGTCTTTGTCGCCATCATCTACCCGATCGCGGGCTCCTGGAAGTGGGGCGGTGGCTGGTTGGATGCCATGGGCTTCTACGACTTCGCCGGATCGACGCTCGTGCATAGTGTCGGGGGCTGGGGTGCTCTCGTGGGAGCATGGATGCTCGGTGGGCGGCTGGGTAAATTTGGCCCGGAAGGACGTCTTACGCCGATTCCCGGCAGCAATATGCCGTTGGCCGCGATCGGGGTCTTCCTGCTCTGGCTCGGCTGGTTCGGATTCAACGGCGGCTCGGTACTTTCGGCCGATCCGGAACTCACGTCGCTGGTCCTCGTAACGACATGTCTGGCGGCTGCCGCCGGAGGTCTC contains:
- the sucC gene encoding ADP-forming succinate--CoA ligase subunit beta yields the protein MNIHEFQAKEILRKYGVATLEGHATDSAEGAAKAVEDLGGDGPWVVKAQIHAGGRGKAGGVKLVNSAAEAKEYAASLLGSTLVTHQTGPEGRVVNRIFVEQGCKIARELYLGLTLDRASSLLTVIASSEGGMEIEEVAANTPEKILREPIVPEVGFQAYQARKLGQALELPTATWGKLAKFLKGLYEAVLATDAALVEINPLVLTEDGDLLALDAKMGFDDNALFRHPDVRDMRDPNEEDPREQEAQKYDLAYIALDGNIGCMVNGAGLAMSTMDTIQYAGGSPANFLDVGGGADAEKVAAAFKIILTDDAVKAVFINIFGGIMKCDVLAEGVVAAAKELGLTVPLVVRMEGTNVDQGKKILADSGLNIISAVDMLDGARKAVAAAA
- the mdh gene encoding malate dehydrogenase; the protein is MARKKISLIGAGNIGATMGHLCALRQLADVVLYDVVEGMPQGKALDITESGPIDGFDVSVTGSNDIKDIAGSDVCIVTSGLARKPGMSRDDLLGINAKIITEVATGIAENAPGALVIVITNPLDAMVTLMKKVTGFPKERVVGMAGVLDSARYRTFLAMELGVSVQSVQAMVLGGHGDDMVPVRSATTCGGVPVADLIPADRLEAIEERTRKAGGEIVGLLKTGSAFYSPAAAAIRMAESFLGDKKEILPCAAYLEGEYGLDGIYMGVPVQIGAGGVEKVIEVALNEAETEEVKVSASHVSDLVDALAKVLAE
- a CDS encoding type III pantothenate kinase codes for the protein MLLAIDVGNTHTVLGLFEGRKLKRHWRVLTEHSRTADEYSVFVWNMMRMAGVLPAEIEGIIVANVVPPMQSVIETTCRDTFAKAPLVVGPGVKTGMPILYDNPREVGADRIVNSVAGYERVRDFCIIVDFGTATTFDVVSAKGEYLGGVIAPGLGISLDALFSKTAKLQSVDLVKPPTVVGRNTVNAIQSGVFYGYVAMVDGVVERIEQEQGRKAEVAATGGFAELIASESHKIGYVDEFLTLEGLRMIYDRNRDAGGHSRS
- a CDS encoding biotin--[acetyl-CoA-carboxylase] ligase, translating into MSSGGDHPIEVGPLRERLLGDGRLVEWEHHDTIGSTNQRAATRGREGLAGPALFTAEHQSAGRGRQGRVWESPAHRNFYGSFMLQPKVEQAHLAPITLVTALAVADAITSAGFPDAAIKWPNDILLGGRKVAGILTELDTAANGEIFVVVGIGVNLNLQEGDFPPELRSKAGSLASHGGHPVDRAAFVEALAQAFLDRVDRFEKLGFAALRPEYEKRHVLQGREVRVDGGEGCEGRVLGVDDAGALLLATAQGPRAIHAGEVSLSGAYDSLASEDS
- the nadC gene encoding carboxylating nicotinate-nucleotide diphosphorylase; translated protein: MAIKPQSGNPDPFTSPQVHRMIEGALAEDVGRGDITSAATLALGARGRASLVARESAVVAGLPLARAIFDQIAGGGDPVQIKVKTPDGSKVAKGAVLAQLDGPLHHILAGERLLLNLLQSLSGTATMTAAFVAAVAGTGAVILDTRKTTPGLRLLQKYAVRCGGGRNHRFGLDDGILIKDNHIVGAGSVRLAVQRARAAASHGLRVEVECDRLSQVREALRAGADILLLDNMTPKQVARCFSEIDGRALVEVSGGLNLETVRAYAEAGAGMLSVGALTHSAPAIDIGLDMKARKS
- a CDS encoding valine--tRNA ligase, with product MSTELAKAYEPKEVEERWAKAWIEQKIFAADPEADGDPYSIVIPPPNITGQLHLGHALNNTLQDLLIRFHKMDGRNTIWVPGTDHASIATQNVVERKLAEKGLDRHQVGREAFLEKTFEWKDEVGPYIVSQLQRLGASCDWTRERFTMDEGLSKSVREVFVRLHADGLIYRGRRLINWCCRCGTALSDIEVEHRDQQGSLWHLQYPLSDGSGALVVATTRPETMLGDTAVAVHPEDERYASFIGKTIDLPLVGRKIPVIADPEVDREFGTGAVKITPAHDFNDFEMGQRHDLETIAVIDEHGRMNAEAGDFAGQDRAECRKTVVAALDAAGRLVEVEDYANSVGACYRCSEVVEPLLSTQWFVATAELAAPAIEAVRDGRTRFYPEHWSKTYFAWLENIRDWCISRQLWWGHRIPAWYCDACEVEPIVALEAPKACPSCGGSLRQDEDVLDTWFSSGLWPFSTMGWPEQTPELEKYYPTSVLVTGFDILFFWVARMMMFGLRFTGEVPFKDVYVHGLVRDEYGAKMSKSKGNVRDPLELLGTYGTDALRFTLAAQSAMGRDIRLSEDRIEGNRAFANKIWNAARFVHMNLDDYDPHADAGEDDVAGKWIRARLSHAIAEVREAVGLYRFNDVSTAIYRFFWNEYCDWYLELAKPALQGDDPARRAATQRTLVDVLDAALRLLHPVMPFVTEELWRSLPRTDALPTSMVFAPMPRAEDFPRDAAAEAAGERLVAVVRAIRSIRSEMNVPPSTRIPLLVGGDPEAVDATRALASEISSLARLASTEWLSGAERPRGAAVAAAGGVELFVPLAGLIDVEAERGRLEKTRAKVEKDVARIEKKLGNESFIERAPAEVVAKERGKLDDLHGELGLLQSGLDRLSEVEG
- a CDS encoding P-II family nitrogen regulator yields the protein MKKIEAIIKPFKLEEVKEALTKEGIVGMTVSEVKGFGRQRGHSELYRGAEYVVDFLPKVKIEILLAEDKVTAAAEVITNAASTGRIGDGKIFILPVDDVVRIRTGERGETAI
- the amt gene encoding ammonium transporter, coding for MIWKKSTIGKCALGAALLVPATAFAEDTGVSQGVFVANNVWMMVCTAFVFIMHLGFASVETGLTRAKNTTNILFKNVFVICSGLLTYYICGFNLMYPGDFNGYFGFAGFGLDPGADGNTALYADGGYTYWTDFIFQGMFAATCATIVSGAVAERIKLSAFMIFALVFVAIIYPIAGSWKWGGGWLDAMGFYDFAGSTLVHSVGGWGALVGAWMLGGRLGKFGPEGRLTPIPGSNMPLAAIGVFLLWLGWFGFNGGSVLSADPELTSLVLVTTCLAAAAGGLGAMISYNFVSTKPDLSMALNGILAGLVGVTAGADVFSPLSAILIGAIAGCLVVGSVIMFDRIRIDDPVGAISVHLTCGIWGTLAVGIFSENPDHSFLTQLIGVGAYAAFTLVCVLSLFAILNATIGIRVPEEDEVEGLDVSEHGMRAYDLHTSGTSLDAPLGLGRS